A genomic region of Halococcus sediminicola contains the following coding sequences:
- a CDS encoding METTL5 family protein has product MSSVSALAQQLAVVAGFENPQASLEQYRTPPELAARLVHDADLQGDIEGRFVVDLGTGTGMLALAAALRGPTGVVGVDIDPNPLSTARDNEGRVGTAADISWLRADATDAPLDTDGGTTVVMNPPFGAQNDSEHADRAFLATAARVGDVSYSVHNAGSRDFVASFAADNDGTVTRSFRAELDLPKQFDFHDADSHTVDAELFRIEWA; this is encoded by the coding sequence ATGAGTTCCGTGAGCGCGCTGGCCCAGCAACTCGCCGTCGTCGCCGGCTTCGAGAACCCGCAGGCGAGCCTGGAGCAGTACCGAACGCCGCCCGAACTGGCGGCCAGACTGGTCCACGACGCCGACCTGCAGGGCGACATCGAGGGCCGGTTCGTCGTCGATTTGGGGACTGGAACCGGGATGCTCGCGCTCGCGGCCGCACTCAGGGGCCCCACGGGGGTGGTCGGCGTCGACATCGACCCCAATCCGCTCTCGACGGCGCGCGACAACGAGGGACGGGTCGGCACGGCAGCCGACATCTCGTGGCTGCGCGCCGACGCGACCGACGCGCCGCTCGACACGGATGGAGGGACGACCGTGGTGATGAACCCTCCATTCGGCGCACAGAACGACAGCGAACACGCGGATCGTGCGTTCCTCGCCACGGCCGCCCGCGTGGGCGACGTCTCGTATTCGGTGCACAACGCCGGCAGTCGGGATTTCGTCGCATCGTTCGCCGCCGACAACGACGGGACGGTCACGCGCTCGTTCCGCGCCGAACTCGATCTCCCCAAGCAGTTCGACTTCCACGACGCGGACTCACACACCGTCGACGCCGAACTCTTCCGCATCGAGTGGGCGTAG
- a CDS encoding alpha/beta hydrolase has protein sequence MDEPDPQVQQLLDFIDQQRAPPTHGMSVPTARARLDELFATPDPEPVGGVENFSIEGPGGPLPVRVYAPETGTEPYGVFVTFHGGGWVVGSLDTHDPVCRALANAAECLVVSVDYRLAPEHPFPAAAEDCYAAVEWAAEYADELGGDPERIAVGGDSAGGNLTAAVTLMARDRDGPELCHQSLVYPAVNSPVLKRFDSYEENAEGYLLEYGSIEWYYERYVQRATDARNEYVAPLLARDLSSLPPATVLTAGFDPLRDEGFTYADRLDAAGVSVTHEHFEGMVHGFVNLVDTIDRSRDAIGLLADDLEEAFAG, from the coding sequence ATGGACGAACCCGACCCACAGGTGCAGCAACTGCTCGATTTCATCGACCAACAGCGCGCGCCGCCGACCCACGGCATGTCGGTTCCGACCGCCCGCGCTCGCCTCGACGAACTGTTCGCGACGCCCGATCCCGAACCGGTCGGCGGGGTCGAAAACTTCTCTATCGAGGGGCCCGGCGGCCCGCTTCCCGTTCGGGTGTACGCCCCCGAGACGGGCACGGAGCCGTACGGCGTGTTCGTCACCTTTCATGGCGGTGGGTGGGTCGTCGGCAGCCTCGACACCCACGACCCGGTCTGTCGCGCGCTCGCAAACGCCGCCGAATGTCTCGTCGTCTCGGTCGACTACCGCCTCGCACCCGAACATCCGTTCCCGGCGGCCGCCGAGGACTGCTATGCGGCCGTCGAGTGGGCCGCCGAATACGCCGACGAACTCGGCGGCGACCCCGAGCGCATCGCCGTCGGCGGCGACAGCGCGGGCGGCAACCTCACGGCTGCGGTCACGCTCATGGCCCGCGACCGCGACGGGCCTGAACTGTGTCACCAGTCGCTCGTCTATCCGGCGGTCAACTCCCCCGTGTTGAAGCGATTCGACTCCTACGAGGAGAACGCCGAGGGCTACCTCCTCGAATACGGCAGCATCGAGTGGTACTACGAGCGCTACGTCCAGCGCGCGACCGACGCGCGCAACGAGTACGTCGCACCGCTGCTGGCGCGCGATCTATCGAGCCTTCCACCGGCGACAGTCCTTACTGCGGGGTTCGACCCACTGCGCGACGAGGGCTTCACCTACGCCGATCGCCTCGATGCGGCGGGCGTTTCGGTCACGCACGAGCACTTCGAGGGGATGGTCCACGGGTTCGTCAATCTCGTCGACACCATCGATCGCAGCCGCGACGCCATCGGGTTGCTCGCCGACGACCTCGAAGAAGCGTTCGCCGGGTAG